The nucleotide window CAATTGCACGCTCCAACTGTCTGCTTTTGACATTTTGCTTGTCCGCTAATTTGAGCACGTCTTGCATTTGCTGTTGTTCCATAGTATGCATCAATATGCCCGAGAACGTTGTGTTTTTGACGTCATACTCGTCTCTTTGCTTTTTTTCTGCATCACTTAAATATTGTCCAATCAGCTCTTGATACAGTTCTGGAGCGCGTTTCATCATTTCTTGCTCACTGAAATATTCACCATCCGCAATTAGTTGCTGCATAGCCGCGTAACGGCGGTTCTTTACGTCCCGCTTGCGAGTATGCAACTTATTGCGATAATCCGTAAGAAGCACTGAAATTTCATCATTGGTTTCTTTGCTGGCTACAACAATATGTGCAAATGTAGCAAGATGTTGTTCGTCCAAATAACTGCCGAAACGCATCAGAAAGGTTTGTGCACTTTTTCTGTATATTTCGCGagcaattttcactttttcatcGCGTAAGAGTTCCGGATCATCAATTTGTTgcgatttaaatataatttgttcATTGAAACTGAGAAAATCAcatatttcatcaatttgactTTGTTGATCGGGCGAATGTATATTTACATCATTTCTGTTGGATGCATCAAGAGTAGCTAAGCTGTCGATATCAGAATCTTGAGATTCGATTACTTCTGCAGTCATCTTTCA belongs to Bactrocera dorsalis isolate Fly_Bdor chromosome 1, ASM2337382v1, whole genome shotgun sequence and includes:
- the LOC105223091 gene encoding coiled-coil domain-containing protein 97 isoform X1, yielding MTAEVIESQDSDIDSLATLDASNRNDVNIHSPDQQSQIDEICDFLSFNEQIIFKSQQIDDPELLRDEKVKIAREIYRKSAQTFLMRFGSYLDEQHLATFAHIVVASKETNDEISVLLTDYRNKLHTRKRDVKNRRYAAMQQLIADGEYFSEQEMMKRAPELYQELIGQYLSDAEKKQRDEYDVKNTTFSGILMHTMEQQQMQDVLKLADKQNVKSRQLERAIELHDISGDDTTQSTNSSTDEKILEKECNTMDDEVPVSFRQQWGNFDNEQVACSTSTNNHQAQKNKREKHSQNEIAKINREQNKDNFITAGERDLLRQEFIGIMHEQFLSGGDKDFDYTQVDDNTQLDDLSQINQDKEDAYFEESDYSDEEGSDIRIEAKENLDDEESDDDLDVFMDHLNKHHSLQK